One segment of Chryseobacterium turcicum DNA contains the following:
- a CDS encoding T6SS phospholipase effector Tle1-like catalytic domain-containing protein, translated as MANIIFNSYTPDALEDANVINVTLGVFFDGTGNNKTNTDERKKNSAEFQKNGKKDTGSSYYSDWTNVARLWDNYDKKSSIYVEGIGTEDKKSDSNIGYGTGTGSTGIRGKVRKGCEEIVTKKLKPLITGKTKIGVLTFDVFGFSRGAAAARNFVYEIGKAKYNATPRSAGRSGSVYYTDSDGYVTSELQLPKRGHLGLKLKEAGIEVDVVRVRFLGIYDTVSSYGINFSNDIAELNLNTISLAKKVVHFVAENEHRENFDLTHVHVGIEKSFPGVHSDIGGSYNTETEIVKEIETDWTNRNDLEPLRKRLIAEGWYNDDQLIYTGGNLYWALQGTRYLIKNYTYIPLHFMAQYGKKNELPVDVDQIENTKYLVSNDALLTRVKKRLQTYVMGEGKPYTFKWYSEIENKYKGVKTSQNYQNEINEQKDLRELRNKYLHWSAKREGIGLDPRSDRKRVTH; from the coding sequence ATGGCAAATATTATATTCAACAGCTATACTCCTGATGCACTAGAAGATGCTAATGTAATAAATGTTACGTTGGGTGTTTTTTTTGACGGAACGGGTAATAATAAAACCAATACCGATGAAAGAAAAAAAAACAGTGCAGAATTTCAGAAAAATGGTAAAAAAGATACCGGATCCAGTTATTATAGCGATTGGACAAATGTTGCCAGACTTTGGGACAATTATGATAAAAAAAGCAGCATCTATGTAGAAGGAATTGGAACTGAAGATAAAAAGTCTGATTCCAATATAGGATATGGTACCGGTACCGGTTCAACGGGGATTAGAGGAAAAGTTCGGAAAGGATGTGAAGAGATTGTAACGAAAAAATTAAAACCCTTGATTACAGGAAAAACAAAAATCGGAGTTTTAACTTTTGATGTTTTTGGCTTTAGCAGGGGAGCAGCAGCAGCAAGAAATTTTGTTTATGAAATTGGCAAAGCAAAATACAATGCAACCCCACGAAGTGCAGGCAGATCGGGGAGTGTTTATTATACAGATAGTGATGGGTATGTGACAAGTGAATTGCAATTACCTAAGAGAGGTCATTTAGGATTGAAGCTTAAAGAAGCGGGTATTGAAGTAGATGTGGTAAGGGTTAGATTTTTAGGTATTTACGATACGGTGTCCTCTTATGGAATCAATTTCAGTAATGATATTGCAGAGTTGAATTTAAATACGATTTCATTAGCGAAAAAGGTTGTTCATTTTGTTGCAGAAAACGAGCATCGAGAAAATTTTGATCTTACTCATGTTCATGTAGGTATAGAAAAAAGTTTTCCTGGAGTGCATTCTGATATTGGAGGAAGCTATAATACTGAGACCGAAATCGTAAAAGAAATAGAGACCGACTGGACTAATAGAAATGATTTAGAACCTTTGAGAAAAAGATTAATAGCGGAAGGTTGGTATAACGATGATCAACTTATTTATACCGGAGGCAATTTATATTGGGCACTACAGGGTACCCGCTATTTAATAAAAAATTATACTTACATACCATTGCATTTCATGGCACAGTATGGGAAGAAAAACGAATTGCCTGTAGATGTAGATCAAATTGAAAATACAAAATATCTCGTTTCAAATGATGCGCTATTGACAAGAGTCAAAAAAAGACTTCAAACTTATGTGATGGGAGAAGGTAAACCTTATACTTTTAAATGGTATTCTGAAATTGAAAACAAATATAAGGGTGTTAAAACATCTCAAAATTATCAAAACGAAATTAACGAACAAAAAGATCTCCGAGAATTAAGGAATAAATATTTGCATTGGTCAGCAAAAAGAGAAGGAATTGGCTTAGATCCTCGATCAGACAGAAAAAGAGTAACCCATTAA
- a CDS encoding LacI family DNA-binding transcriptional regulator gives MTKKNATIYDISKKLNVSVATVSRALNDNPRISQATKDLVIKTAKEMNYKQNNLAKALKSGETKNVGIIVPYINTNFFSSVIRGIEEELSLHGYHVIICQSHEDVLTEKKHLNTLLNAQVDGIFMSVSRTTVDTKHIQQILDTSNTPIIFFDRKKDIPGISTVTIDDYKGGYMATEHLIEEGYKNICHFAGDLNLEIYQNRLNGYKQALIDHKFKVKEENIISTGSSIDAGIEAIKTLWSRPSIPDAIFSSSDFAALGACQELKKRKIKIPQEVAVIGFSNEPFTQFMELPMSSMDQTPLIMGNMAGQVFIDHIKDNSSGVSIEKKVVLAPQICVRKSSKRK, from the coding sequence ATGACAAAGAAAAATGCCACTATTTATGATATTTCAAAGAAGCTAAACGTAAGTGTGGCAACGGTTTCCAGAGCGCTGAATGACAATCCTAGAATAAGCCAGGCTACGAAAGATCTGGTGATTAAGACGGCAAAGGAAATGAATTACAAGCAGAATAACCTTGCCAAGGCTCTAAAAAGTGGGGAAACCAAAAACGTAGGAATCATCGTTCCTTACATCAACACCAACTTTTTCTCATCCGTCATCCGTGGAATTGAGGAAGAACTTTCCCTTCACGGGTATCATGTGATTATCTGTCAAAGCCATGAAGATGTTTTAACAGAAAAAAAACACCTCAACACCCTACTTAATGCTCAGGTAGACGGAATCTTCATGTCGGTTTCCCGAACTACGGTAGATACAAAACATATTCAGCAAATTTTAGATACATCCAATACACCCATCATATTTTTTGACAGGAAAAAAGATATTCCCGGAATAAGTACTGTAACCATTGATGATTACAAAGGCGGATATATGGCAACCGAACATCTGATTGAAGAGGGTTATAAAAATATCTGTCATTTTGCAGGAGATCTGAATCTTGAGATTTATCAAAACCGTCTGAATGGTTATAAGCAAGCCCTAATTGATCATAAATTTAAGGTAAAAGAAGAAAATATTATCTCTACCGGAAGCTCTATTGATGCCGGAATTGAAGCCATAAAAACGTTATGGAGCAGACCATCTATTCCCGATGCTATATTTTCATCGAGTGATTTTGCAGCTCTTGGAGCTTGCCAAGAACTTAAAAAGCGTAAGATTAAAATCCCTCAGGAAGTTGCCGTTATCGGCTTCTCCAATGAACCTTTCACCCAATTTATGGAACTTCCTATGAGCTCAATGGATCAAACTCCTCTGATTATGGGAAATATGGCAGGACAGGTTTTTATTGATCATATTAAAGATAATTCTTCGGGAGTTTCTATTGAAAAGAAGGTTGTTTTAGCCCCGCAGATTTGCGTGCGGAAATCTTCAAAGAGAAAGTAA
- a CDS encoding DUF4280 domain-containing protein, which yields MAEKHIVVQGAMCKCQFGQAPDNLKVLTHQKEYANDKSAAKKLIVTTKEIGAATFEKNTFGSCMKMGSPPPPCKIMVTEWQNFYDKVQLSNGGYIILEDSKAVCAIAGTPCIEILDHGQRAEASKQNFKNADQDVQQQINPLVDSEEMFEEQPTHEGLEAGQTEQEESLKL from the coding sequence ATGGCAGAAAAACACATCGTAGTACAAGGAGCCATGTGCAAATGTCAATTTGGGCAAGCTCCGGATAACCTTAAAGTGCTTACTCATCAAAAAGAGTATGCCAACGATAAAAGTGCAGCCAAAAAACTGATTGTCACCACAAAAGAAATTGGAGCTGCAACATTTGAAAAAAATACATTCGGAAGTTGCATGAAAATGGGAAGTCCGCCACCGCCGTGTAAAATTATGGTCACCGAATGGCAGAATTTCTATGACAAAGTACAACTTAGCAATGGCGGATATATTATTTTGGAAGACAGCAAAGCTGTTTGTGCTATTGCTGGAACTCCATGTATAGAAATTTTAGACCACGGACAAAGAGCAGAAGCGAGCAAGCAGAATTTTAAAAATGCAGATCAGGATGTACAGCAGCAGATAAATCCGTTGGTAGATTCTGAGGAAATGTTTGAAGAACAACCTACACATGAAGGTCTTGAAGCGGGACAGACTGAGCAAGAAGAATCCTTAAAATTGTAA
- the tssD gene encoding type VI secretion system tube protein TssD, producing the protein MAANSRGILKFNGSEGQKLLKLNYSVSRSTDVSGRVASDPSNALIKLTIEATEKSEILESLLNGKYKPTSGEITFNKSHEEGTLITLNWENGYVIQHEVDFDAVDENSMLISFVVSAEKINYGNSAYEGIWPGA; encoded by the coding sequence ATGGCAGCAAATTCAAGAGGAATCTTAAAATTCAACGGCAGCGAAGGTCAAAAATTATTAAAATTGAACTATAGTGTTTCAAGATCTACGGATGTTTCAGGTAGAGTAGCATCAGATCCATCAAATGCGCTTATCAAATTAACGATTGAGGCAACAGAAAAATCTGAAATCCTTGAATCATTATTAAACGGAAAATACAAGCCAACTTCAGGCGAAATTACATTCAACAAATCTCACGAAGAAGGAACTTTAATTACTTTAAACTGGGAAAACGGCTACGTTATTCAGCACGAAGTAGACTTTGATGCAGTTGACGAAAACTCAATGTTGATTAGCTTTGTTGTAAGTGCAGAAAAAATAAACTACGGTAATTCTGCGTACGAAGGAATTTGGCCAGGTGCATAA
- a CDS encoding endonuclease domain-containing protein, with protein sequence MKEILTQINGVLIRENFVGNLPYNPNLKILLKGKRKAGILSEVIFWKQVHANKFHHIDFDRQRIIGNYIVDFYVKRLGLVVEIDGWSHHQKQIYDGVRQKYLESLGLNVFRVSDFDVKYNLDVVMRDLENFIIEHYA encoded by the coding sequence ATGAAAGAAATTTTAACTCAAATAAACGGAGTTTTAATTCGTGAAAACTTCGTGGGAAATCTTCCCTACAATCCAAACTTAAAGATATTATTAAAAGGAAAGCGCAAAGCCGGAATTTTGAGCGAAGTTATTTTCTGGAAACAAGTTCATGCTAACAAATTTCATCATATCGATTTCGACAGGCAAAGAATTATTGGAAATTATATTGTTGATTTTTATGTAAAAAGATTAGGACTGGTGGTAGAGATTGATGGCTGGAGTCATCATCAAAAACAAATTTATGATGGGGTAAGACAAAAGTATTTGGAATCTTTAGGATTGAACGTTTTTAGAGTAAGTGATTTTGATGTGAAGTATAACTTAGATGTTGTGATGAGAGATTTGGAAAATTTCATCATTGAGCATTATGCGTAG
- a CDS encoding OmpA family protein — protein sequence MSKGIKKIKFVPQPNEANNSNSRVSADKWVIVPANKKAHFYIKEWHADTTEAQKKGHLYWMVLDKDRKKIIDRIQYMTDKYFSYKIPKRLCGYPYYVEASMTGKPDIQFTGLVLLANCPPLIISSIWSRTRGGKNVKNTEDNNFGFCYGEEIHFHADTEGINGEVVVVEVYNEMWNGNYKMRTLYNVTVTDGQINLKIPNTSEWKSSIKFIQDNEEFYVKIKRKNGGYLRDKDGVTEHGKYLNIKNELKVVNKTKPSNQSTILVGSTEKNHQGVGLCKFKQIVITDDKNISIFEEGKTKLKRKAHTSYNEIVETIHFDFNKNNIRADDRKTLDVIASKLKNNKHSNVIIEGHADERGPGDFNLRLSQNRSEAVAQYLKQQGLSSTKFLPHGLGENQLIYKGTDLTEKQHEENRRAKIRFSVIDHDELSLIYEVIAPPYDSTNKKKINIQVNNFENKGCIGSHEKNIIITDIGQVKNGNEKVESFPVPSKQYEVYSDLSVFNAFPIQYIWPASTTPNKTNIHIHSCTYFANKNIPTVIVKTYPDVKWTLELFFNLTNDLGVKWQNLDPHEHKEWQKKAGKMGAEKRWKQKDASLGFSLKAKWDNDRRENEFKYEYETKIKKLYEIFSSIGAIADGITSQTKGCSPTGIPMTFAVKPPNINFTGDWYLAHPKNNNQVLGTHVDLHLIAKPLIGLEVTIDLLGTAVFVGSQIVGAGPGVTELYKRIQGKLKKGVKFGNDDVAFKANIDIYMDLVVTQTINLDTHLIFNTEEEIKDSKLKVEGSSRLKVELKVGVKIRGELSVVVLTVSAYFEASASGDASITFGHTINYADDKGGLYYRPILGFDGLNAKYLVEVSAGLAIKIVKDKHAVEDNEKYTLAEGNYPNVIPPFDVVKELEKLFGINANIPLIKNDK from the coding sequence ATGTCAAAAGGAATAAAGAAAATAAAGTTTGTACCTCAACCCAATGAAGCGAATAATTCTAATTCGAGAGTGAGTGCTGATAAATGGGTAATCGTTCCTGCTAATAAAAAAGCACATTTTTATATAAAAGAGTGGCATGCGGATACTACTGAAGCTCAAAAAAAAGGGCATTTATATTGGATGGTTCTTGATAAAGACAGAAAAAAAATAATAGACCGAATTCAGTATATGACCGACAAATATTTTTCATATAAAATACCGAAACGTCTATGCGGTTATCCATATTATGTAGAAGCTAGTATGACGGGGAAACCTGACATTCAGTTCACAGGACTTGTTCTTTTAGCAAATTGCCCTCCGTTAATTATTTCAAGTATATGGAGCCGAACAAGAGGCGGAAAAAATGTGAAAAATACTGAAGATAATAACTTTGGATTTTGTTACGGTGAAGAAATACACTTTCACGCAGATACAGAAGGAATCAATGGAGAAGTAGTTGTTGTTGAGGTTTATAATGAAATGTGGAACGGAAATTATAAAATGAGAACGTTATATAATGTAACAGTAACTGACGGTCAAATCAATCTTAAAATTCCTAATACATCAGAATGGAAATCTTCTATTAAATTTATTCAGGATAATGAAGAATTCTATGTAAAAATTAAAAGAAAAAACGGTGGTTATTTACGAGATAAAGATGGAGTTACAGAGCATGGTAAATATTTGAATATTAAAAATGAACTTAAAGTCGTTAATAAAACAAAACCATCAAATCAATCGACTATTTTGGTTGGTAGCACCGAGAAAAATCATCAAGGTGTAGGATTGTGTAAATTCAAACAAATTGTTATTACTGATGATAAGAATATTTCTATTTTTGAAGAAGGAAAAACAAAATTAAAAAGAAAAGCCCATACATCTTATAATGAAATAGTAGAGACTATTCATTTTGATTTTAATAAAAATAATATTCGAGCAGATGACAGAAAAACGTTGGATGTTATAGCAAGTAAGCTCAAAAATAACAAGCATTCTAATGTAATTATAGAAGGTCATGCTGATGAAAGAGGTCCGGGAGATTTTAATTTACGACTTTCTCAAAATAGATCAGAAGCGGTAGCTCAGTATTTGAAACAACAAGGTCTGAGTAGTACAAAATTTCTTCCACATGGACTAGGCGAAAATCAGTTAATTTATAAAGGCACTGATCTTACTGAAAAACAGCATGAGGAAAACCGAAGAGCAAAAATCAGATTCTCGGTAATCGATCATGATGAGTTATCATTAATCTACGAAGTGATTGCTCCGCCCTATGATTCTACAAATAAGAAAAAAATCAATATACAGGTAAATAATTTTGAAAATAAGGGGTGTATTGGCTCTCACGAAAAAAATATAATAATCACAGATATAGGACAGGTTAAGAATGGGAATGAGAAAGTAGAATCATTCCCGGTTCCAAGTAAACAGTATGAAGTATATTCTGATTTGTCAGTATTCAACGCATTTCCGATACAGTATATTTGGCCTGCTTCTACAACCCCTAATAAAACAAATATACATATTCATTCTTGCACCTACTTTGCCAATAAAAATATTCCTACAGTTATTGTCAAAACCTACCCTGATGTGAAATGGACTTTAGAATTGTTTTTTAATCTGACAAACGATCTTGGCGTAAAGTGGCAGAATTTAGATCCACATGAACACAAAGAATGGCAAAAAAAGGCGGGAAAAATGGGAGCAGAAAAAAGATGGAAACAAAAAGATGCTTCATTAGGTTTTAGTCTGAAAGCAAAATGGGACAATGATCGAAGAGAAAATGAATTTAAATATGAATATGAAACCAAAATAAAAAAGCTATATGAAATTTTTTCTTCTATTGGCGCAATTGCTGACGGAATAACAAGCCAAACCAAAGGCTGCTCCCCTACAGGTATTCCTATGACATTTGCCGTAAAGCCTCCCAATATAAATTTTACAGGAGACTGGTATTTAGCACATCCGAAAAATAATAATCAGGTTTTGGGAACCCACGTAGATCTACATCTAATTGCAAAACCGTTGATAGGTCTAGAAGTAACCATAGATTTATTAGGAACTGCAGTTTTTGTCGGAAGTCAAATTGTAGGAGCAGGACCTGGAGTAACAGAACTTTATAAACGTATTCAAGGAAAATTAAAAAAAGGCGTTAAATTTGGTAACGATGATGTAGCTTTTAAAGCTAATATAGATATTTATATGGATTTGGTTGTTACTCAGACAATTAATCTAGATACTCATTTAATATTTAATACTGAAGAAGAAATAAAAGATTCCAAACTAAAAGTAGAAGGAAGTAGTAGATTAAAAGTAGAATTGAAAGTTGGAGTTAAAATAAGAGGAGAATTGTCTGTTGTTGTACTAACGGTTTCAGCTTATTTTGAAGCTTCTGCATCTGGAGATGCTTCTATTACTTTTGGTCACACGATTAACTATGCTGATGATAAAGGTGGTCTATATTATAGACCAATATTAGGTTTTGATGGCTTGAATGCAAAGTATTTGGTAGAAGTGAGTGCTGGGTTGGCAATCAAAATTGTAAAAGATAAACATGCAGTAGAGGATAATGAAAAATATACTCTTGCTGAGGGTAATTATCCTAATGTTATTCCTCCTTTTGACGTTGTTAAAGAACTTGAAAAGCTATTTGGTATAAATGCAAATATACCTCTAATTAAAAATGATAAATAA
- a CDS encoding DUF2931 family protein: MEEKFKWTGTISAPQEYPIEVYSGAIISDDFTYGFDAIWGTQNTGWGENGGLMNVSEEQMQIPHKLEFTWYSLKEEKFYTGKWDLDQKKIYDLFKEGFKSYHSGKYITKTYDEFIVGLAPKGRVVLWIMGEKDQKEVGVFQAHDTIISKEQAYEDARYMLENDYAKKRLESDFVMSPDIKESLTSNGVPPATIYDAFRELYDWKPKIELPNGYTLTETYISTCNGESENVITEAGETVKAKNRAIPDRLSIGFKDKNGKEYGASVVFTENKDYWKNYIQKGLKMIPLDFYLNEINKQFKENINPKEPSEIILKIEPERKNIELYIQQKEKKIPLKNNLRLIY, translated from the coding sequence GTGGAAGAAAAATTTAAATGGACCGGAACAATCTCTGCGCCACAAGAATATCCTATTGAAGTTTATTCCGGAGCAATTATCTCAGATGATTTCACATATGGATTTGATGCTATTTGGGGAACACAGAATACAGGCTGGGGAGAAAATGGAGGTCTCATGAACGTTTCTGAAGAGCAAATGCAGATACCACATAAGCTTGAGTTTACTTGGTATTCTTTAAAAGAAGAAAAATTCTACACAGGAAAATGGGATTTAGATCAGAAGAAAATTTATGATTTGTTTAAAGAAGGATTTAAGAGTTACCATTCAGGGAAATATATCACGAAGACATATGATGAATTTATCGTTGGTCTTGCTCCAAAGGGCAGGGTTGTGTTATGGATAATGGGCGAAAAAGATCAGAAAGAAGTAGGCGTTTTTCAGGCGCATGATACGATTATTAGCAAAGAGCAGGCGTATGAAGATGCGCGGTATATGTTAGAAAATGATTATGCCAAGAAAAGATTAGAAAGTGATTTCGTGATGAGCCCGGACATTAAAGAGAGTTTAACGTCAAACGGAGTTCCTCCGGCTACTATTTATGATGCATTTAGAGAGTTGTATGATTGGAAACCGAAAATTGAATTGCCCAACGGTTACACACTTACAGAAACTTATATAAGCACGTGTAATGGGGAGAGTGAAAATGTTATTACAGAAGCTGGTGAGACTGTAAAAGCTAAAAACAGAGCCATTCCGGATCGTTTGTCTATTGGTTTTAAAGATAAAAACGGGAAAGAATACGGAGCGTCGGTTGTATTTACAGAAAATAAAGATTATTGGAAAAATTATATACAGAAAGGCTTAAAAATGATTCCTTTAGATTTTTATCTGAATGAAATAAATAAGCAATTCAAAGAAAATATAAACCCGAAAGAACCTTCAGAAATAATTTTAAAAATTGAGCCTGAAAGGAAAAATATAGAACTCTATATACAGCAAAAGGAAAAAAAGATTCCTTTGAAAAATAATCTCAGATTAATTTATTAA
- a CDS encoding HEPN domain-containing protein encodes MIKTEYLITFRIKEFFLEDSSSLNNLLMTNSLINIENDTLKFKEKEFSYNIISHEIKDKNQRLFKIIVGCTDENQIIDLSDFLKILREFVYKMEGRVNIIWDDISNYYSTKAYPEINKIENLLRKLITYFMISNFGQEWTEESIPLEVKNSIKNNRDKNNFLHNTDFIQLADYLFKPYSSKNVEILLRDIKKDSFNEDKKYLEQFVSKSNWERYFNNYVNCEDGFLLKNWTKLYELRCLVAHNSFINKNEFDEIISIIENLKGKFIDAISAIDDIIIPNDEKVTVIENVVSLKNELVNDFLSKWYPIYEEVYKLYIKNGYAADTSKPLREMVSDLTSKKVLTDEFSENLAIIGNIRQKIIHFEETLSDEEIINATNLAEEFYDNYILLEAPFYE; translated from the coding sequence GTGATAAAAACAGAATATTTAATTACCTTTAGAATCAAAGAATTTTTTTTAGAAGATTCTAGCTCTCTAAATAATTTATTGATGACCAACTCCTTAATAAATATTGAAAATGATACTTTGAAGTTCAAGGAAAAAGAATTTTCATATAATATTATATCCCATGAAATTAAAGATAAAAATCAAAGACTATTTAAAATCATTGTTGGTTGTACAGATGAAAATCAAATAATTGATTTATCTGACTTCCTTAAAATTTTACGCGAATTCGTATATAAAATGGAGGGCAGGGTTAATATTATTTGGGATGACATTTCTAATTATTATTCAACAAAAGCATATCCAGAAATTAATAAAATCGAGAATCTCTTAAGAAAACTTATTACATATTTTATGATTTCTAATTTTGGTCAAGAATGGACTGAAGAAAGCATTCCATTAGAAGTCAAGAACAGTATAAAAAATAACAGAGATAAAAATAATTTTCTTCATAATACTGATTTTATACAGCTTGCAGATTATTTATTCAAACCTTATTCAAGTAAAAATGTCGAAATCCTCTTGCGAGATATTAAGAAAGATTCTTTTAATGAAGACAAGAAATATTTAGAGCAATTCGTCTCAAAATCAAATTGGGAAAGATATTTTAACAATTATGTTAATTGTGAAGATGGATTTTTGCTGAAAAATTGGACAAAACTTTATGAATTAAGATGTTTAGTAGCACATAATTCTTTCATAAATAAAAACGAGTTTGATGAAATCATCTCTATTATAGAAAATCTTAAAGGGAAATTTATAGATGCGATTTCTGCTATTGATGACATTATTATACCAAATGACGAAAAAGTTACTGTCATTGAAAATGTTGTTAGCCTTAAAAATGAATTAGTTAATGATTTTTTATCTAAATGGTATCCCATTTATGAAGAAGTCTATAAATTATATATTAAAAATGGTTATGCCGCTGACACTTCAAAGCCTCTGCGCGAGATGGTTTCAGATTTAACATCAAAAAAGGTATTAACTGATGAATTTTCAGAAAATTTAGCAATTATAGGAAATATTAGACAGAAAATAATACACTTTGAAGAAACCCTTAGTGATGAAGAAATAATCAATGCAACAAATTTAGCAGAAGAATTTTATGATAATTATATATTATTAGAAGCTCCTTTTTATGAATAA
- a CDS encoding type VI secretion system Vgr family protein, which produces MKNFDTSGNTTFRPSQNAAGISENHHVGINRLVKLSLVIEGKVIKYYKHFKLTQSSQKHHEFTLTLAHDTLGDRQTHTLEEANKFLGKRLTAVISYKDIENSPERTFVGVITGVGFSQERMSLGNIVLSGYSPTILLDGAPHIQSFGGNQAVNMGIIAEEVIKQGLDKSRFDIRIDTNDYSQIIYSSQYDETHYNYLARMAEAYGEQFYYDGEVLHFGKLPPQNQPIKLTYGSSANDIKVELKAVHTKPQFYGYNSNKNEVLKSGSTPIQHVGDLAKTAYQHNDAIYKTPSLRIAPIKATTHLDVEYSQKSTSGSEGVNVFNLSGSTTVPFLHPGCSVDIEMRKPDTNETSYFTRIMVTETTHEIDTIGHYTGSFAGIASDTGFLPKPEFTVPIAQPQIATVISNTDPEGQGRVQVRFDWQTNDTTHFIRMMSPDAGGTDQITQNRGYVAIPEVGDQVMVNFVHNHPDRPFVMGGMFHGGIGLGGGINNHMRSIQTKSGIKVLMNDDEGSVNIIDPSGNTYFMDGKGNISMNAPKNFTLNAGENINITAGKEISVSAGASITSSANDNIISTAGTDIVQTAAGDIRESSDTRTEMVEKEFFRQSETSNEIAGEISMFSELENMTMQSGKIVEFNSAEKSKLF; this is translated from the coding sequence ATGAAAAACTTTGACACATCTGGAAATACCACTTTTCGCCCATCTCAGAATGCGGCAGGAATCTCAGAAAACCATCATGTTGGCATCAACCGACTGGTAAAATTATCTTTAGTCATTGAAGGTAAAGTAATCAAGTATTACAAACATTTCAAATTGACCCAGAGCTCGCAAAAACATCATGAATTTACACTGACTTTAGCGCATGATACTTTAGGCGACCGCCAAACTCATACTTTAGAAGAAGCGAATAAGTTTTTAGGTAAAAGATTAACCGCTGTCATTTCTTATAAAGACATTGAAAACAGTCCTGAACGAACTTTTGTAGGCGTGATTACAGGTGTAGGATTTAGTCAGGAGAGAATGAGTTTGGGAAATATCGTTTTGTCCGGTTACAGTCCGACTATTTTATTGGATGGCGCACCACATATTCAAAGTTTTGGAGGAAATCAGGCGGTCAATATGGGAATCATTGCTGAAGAAGTCATTAAACAGGGTTTAGATAAAAGCCGATTTGATATAAGGATTGACACCAATGATTATTCTCAAATTATTTACAGCAGCCAGTATGATGAAACACATTATAATTATCTGGCGAGAATGGCAGAAGCGTATGGCGAACAGTTTTATTATGATGGTGAAGTTCTGCACTTCGGAAAACTTCCTCCTCAGAATCAGCCGATAAAATTAACATACGGAAGCAGTGCTAACGACATCAAAGTTGAATTGAAAGCCGTTCATACCAAACCCCAGTTTTACGGTTATAACAGCAATAAAAATGAAGTTTTAAAATCGGGTTCTACACCGATTCAGCATGTAGGAGATTTAGCAAAAACAGCTTATCAGCATAACGATGCTATTTACAAAACACCATCATTACGTATTGCACCAATCAAGGCAACCACTCATTTGGATGTAGAATATTCCCAAAAAAGTACTTCAGGAAGTGAAGGAGTAAATGTTTTCAATCTTTCAGGTTCTACCACCGTTCCTTTCTTGCATCCGGGATGCAGTGTTGATATCGAAATGCGAAAACCAGATACGAATGAAACCTCGTATTTCACAAGAATCATGGTGACAGAAACAACGCATGAAATTGATACGATAGGTCATTACACGGGAAGTTTTGCAGGGATTGCATCCGATACGGGCTTTTTACCCAAGCCTGAATTTACCGTTCCTATTGCACAGCCCCAGATTGCAACGGTCATTTCGAACACCGATCCTGAAGGACAAGGAAGAGTTCAGGTAAGATTTGACTGGCAAACGAATGATACCACTCATTTCATCAGAATGATGAGTCCCGATGCAGGAGGAACCGATCAGATTACTCAGAATAGAGGTTATGTTGCCATCCCCGAAGTTGGTGATCAGGTAATGGTGAATTTTGTGCACAATCATCCTGACAGACCTTTTGTAATGGGTGGGATGTTTCATGGTGGAATAGGATTGGGCGGAGGAATCAATAATCATATGCGATCCATCCAAACCAAAAGTGGAATTAAAGTTCTTATGAATGATGATGAAGGAAGTGTGAATATCATTGATCCGAGCGGAAATACTTATTTCATGGATGGAAAGGGGAATATTTCGATGAATGCACCGAAAAATTTCACCTTAAATGCGGGCGAAAATATTAATATCACAGCTGGTAAAGAAATTTCAGTTTCTGCAGGAGCAAGTATTACAAGTTCGGCAAATGACAATATTATTTCAACCGCAGGAACAGACATTGTACAAACTGCAGCGGGAGATATTCGAGAGTCTTCAGACACGAGAACAGAAATGGTGGAGAAAGAGTTTTTCCGTCAGTCTGAAACATCGAATGAAATTGCGGGAGAAATCTCAATGTTCAGCGAACTGGAAAATATGACGATGCAAAGCGGGAAAATTGTGGAATTCAACAGTGCCGAAAAATCTAAGCTATTTTAA